ATGCTTCATATGCAGGCTTTCTCATTGGAGGATGAGAGGATATGGACTTCTTGCTAACCCTtgtgtgtgtaatgtgttgtCACAGGTTTCTGCATTATTTGGAGGGAATCCACCTTGAGTTACCGAAGACGACAGTGAACAGTCTGGCCACAGATTTCCCATAATCCTCAGCTGCACCGTGTGCAGGAATAATGTGGATTGTAGCTAGTGTAGGGCTTGTGTACAGAATTATTGGATAATGGACTGTTTTCTGTGTGTGTGATATTAATTTATTCAcaattagatattttattataaacttttccatagtaaattgtatatattatgcacagctcattcattcatgcagccagGATCGTCTGGGACAAGTCTGGAAGATATTATGAATGGAATCGCACCCTGCTGATGTGTGTACTGTATGTCTGGAGGCCTCCACCCCATGGATGGAAGGGCGCACTGTGCTTCCCGGGGACCCCAGGGATGGAAGGGCGCACTGTGCTTCCCGGGGACCCCAGGGATGGAAGGGCACAATGTGCTTCCTGGGGACCCCAGGGATGGAAGGGCGCACTGTGCTTCCGGGGGACCCCAGGGATGGAAGGGCGCACTGACCCCATGGCTTGTGAATGCTGCCAGTTTATAGAATCCGCTCCATGAATGTGGACTTTACAATAAATCCCTTGTCACAGCAATCAATGTGCAGTACAATATTGGGGATTGATGAGGTTCTGGGAATAACACAGACAGTTCTTGTTTCATGTCTCTCACCTGGTATTTGTCATACTGGATATAAAGAGTATTTTGTATATTGACTGTACAGCATTGTATACAAGTCTCTCCCTGCAAGCTGTGtcctttttagtgtttttattaataatggccCAGAAATGtatcaaatctgtttttttatggcaTTCTGGAATATTAAAGAGGTTTTGTATGAATGAATGAGGTGTGTTTACATTGTGTGTGTAGGGTAATGAATGAGCTGACATCTCTTCAAAGGGTGTTATGCACCCCACATCTACATGGAACGGTTTTCTAGATCTCCCCTTTATTTGGTAGACTTGTGTCTGGTAGTGACAAAATGTGATAACCCCTAAACCTCCCTAGCTGTaatccccagtgtggctcggggtgaatccataccaaaagcagtaaccctgagccacaggCGGGGTGGAACTGCCagagcatcttcttcccctgccGGTGCCTGACGTggggccaggggaagcagattttaaaatacctgattaacctccctgggggtatgCATAGTAACACGTCACCCCGCAGTCCTATCTTCCACCTATAATCTGCCGTGCCTTGGTGTAAGAGGAGTATGTGATAATGGAACTTCCTGAACACAGACCCCCAATATATGAGTGTGAGCGATGAGGAATGTCTGTTGTATCTCTGACATTGGGGGACAGGTTAGATAGAAGTCCTGTCCAGGGATTTTAATCTACTTCCCAAAGAATAAATACAGAAGTACAGGGGGAAGATTACAAAGACTCAAAGTATAGTGGCAACTTTACAACTGCCCTGCCACCATTTCTGAAAGCTATTACCCCAAATGAGGGCAGATTTCTCCAGACACAGGGATGAATAATAAGCAACTTACCTAACTTGGGTCCCCTGATCAGAGCTGATCTCACCTATTTCCTCTATTACCACTGACCTATCACAGGGACTCTTCTTACAAGGACGTAGTTGTATTTTAGGTGTAAActccctctatatatatatatatatatatatatatatatatatattatatatatatatacataaacacacacacacacacacggtgtGTAAAGGAAGTTTTATGTAGAACATCCTGTACCCTGCCAGGAGGGAACTATTCTCTCTGACTCCCCAATCAGAAGGAAGCTTGAGCTTATCTAATATTCAGGCTCGGTGAAGGGGGATGCTGGATCTCAGCAGAGAGACCATTGTTTCTGCACAGTAATAAGACCCACAATAATAATGTCACTTGGACAGGTTTCTATGTGCCTCCATTTATGCTTTGTGTATGATCAGCAGGCAGTATATACAAGAATTTATGTCTAGGCTCTAGAAAGAAACCAGCTCATAGAAAGTAACAGCTTGTAGCAGTGCATCACACATCTCCTCATTGCGGTTCTGTCCACGAGCCTGCAACTGGTGGCGGTACTGGTGGATGAGTTCTGGAGAAAAGTTTACTCTTGGTTTGGGTGCAGCAATGGCTGCCTGAATGAGTCTTTGTACAATGTCCACTCCGCTAGTCCGTGACTCCCCCACCATGATCTCAAAGTGTTTTCCCACAGTATTCCTGTTCATGCTGAACACACAATGTTGCTGCTTCTCCAACAAGCGGGGGTTTAACAGACAGTACAACATGGCTTCCACCGTACGCAGATGTAACAGCACAGGAAACAGCGAACTGTTCTGGTTGGAGACTGCTGGCCGTTCCAGGATGTAAAAATCTGCCTGTGGAATTTGGGTGACCACCAATGAGATCTGTAGAAGAGAGCAAATATTATCATGTGTGCTAGGGATATATTGTACAGCCTGATGAAGGGTTTCTCTATCATACAATTATCCACATCCAACCAATATCTGTTATATAAAGATTAGAACAGCACAGGTCACATGCTGCCATGGGAGACAGGGTCatcctgggatttgtagttccaaCATAGTGCAACAAGCTTCAGTAACTTACATCTTCCAGATACAATTCCGGCAGGTGTTTGCCCTTCATGAAGTGGAAACAttcctgctgctgccattctTTAACGGTCATTGTGCAGTCAATGTGAACCCAGGCCAGCTTTTTCAGTCCAAACACGATGGACACAATACTATTCGCACCCTGAAAAGACAACGCTTATCAATGTGTGGAGAAAATACACCGGCCACATCTACAAAACCCTATATAAATGGGAACAAGCCAACAATGTTTTCCCCCTGGTGGGGGTGCTAAGACTGATgacctccagtggtgaggatggaGATTACAGCTGGTGACTGGGTGGAGGACCTGGTGCCGATTCCCTATAGTGCTGATAGGATGGAGGAGCTGGCACTACACCTAAATGCCTTTAGTGATGACAGTATTAGGGACCTGATGCCCTATAGTGGAGGAGGGGCTGGCATTGCCATGTTACCCCTCTAGTGACTATAAAAAAATGAGGGGATGACCTTTATATACCCACCCGTAGCTTGCACAAAGGGATATCCGGCTTGAGGAATTTGGCCATCACATTGCCATCAGCTTTGGCGCTATAGTTCAGTATGGAAGTGCAGACTTTGTGTATTAAGGTGGATTGGAACTGCGGAACCTGGTGCAGGGTGTTCAGGTCCTGAAAAAGTCCATTTTCTTCACGGTACTGCACAATGCTGGCTGCTTTCTTCCCCTGCAATTCCTTCACACAATCCAGCTGACTTTCAGAGGCCGTGTTTAACAAATGTAGGATGACGTCTCTCTGTTGCCCGGTGTAGGTCTTGTCCACATTTCCCTTGGCATTGGTCTCTGATGAGGTCACTTCCGGTGTGGGGGCCTGTCTGCCCAGGGAGCGGCAGCAGTGTACCAGCCGCCACTGTGACCTGGGGGAGAGACATGGCCACCCAAGCACATGTCTTCCTAGAAAACACAAGGGGAGGAGAATGTAAGTGCTGGATGGAGAGAGCAAAATATCAGTACCATGTCCTATAGGcagggggcagtgtaatgatagTGCCCAGTGCTGTATAGTGAGGGTAAAATAATATCAGTACCATGTCCTATAGGCAGGAGGCAGTATAATGACAGTGNNNNNNNNNNNNNNNNNNNNNNNNNNNNNNNNNNNNNNNNNNNNNNNNNNNNNNNNNNNNNNNNNNNNNNNNNNNNNNNNNNNNNNNNNNNNNNNNNNNNNNNNNNNNNNNNNNNNNNNNNNNNNNNNNNNNNNNNNNNNNNNNNNNNNNNNNNNNNNNNNNNNNNNNNNNNNNNNNNNNNNNNNNNNNNNNNNNNNNNNNNNNNNNNNNNNNNNNNNNNNNNNNNNNNNNNNNNNNNNNNNNNNNNNNNNNNNNNNNNNNNNNNNNNNNNNNNNNNNNNNNNNNNNNNNNNNNNNNNNNNNNNNNNNNNNNNNNNNNNNNNNNNNNNNNNNNNNNNNNNNNNNNNNNNNNNNNNNNNNNNNNNNNNNNNNNNNNNNNNNNNNNNNNNNNNNNNNNNNNNNNNNNNNNNNNNNNNNNNNNNNNNNNNNNNNNNNNNNNNNNNNNNNNNNNNNNNNNNNNNNNNNNNNNNNNNNNNNNNNNNNNNNNNNNNNNNNNNNNNNNNNNNNNNNNNNNNNNNNNNNNNNNNNNNNNNNNNNNNNNNNNNNNNNNNNNNNNNNNNNNNNNNNNNNNNNNNNNNNNNNNNNNNNNNNNNNNNNNNNNNNNNNNNNNNNNNNNNNNNNNNNNNNNNNNNNNNNNNNNNNNNNNNNNNNNNNNNNNNNNNNNNNNNNNNNNNNNNNNNNNNNNNNNNNNNNNNNNNNNNNNNNNNNNNNNNNNNNNNNNNNNNNNNNNNNNNNNNNNNNNNNNNNNNNNNNNNNNNNNNNNNNNNNNNNNNNNNNNNNNNNNNNNNNNNNNNNNNNNNNNNNNNNNNNNNNNNNNNNNNNNNNNNNNNNNNNNNNNNNNNNNNNNNNNNNNNNNNNNNNNNNNNNNNNNNNNNNNNNNNNNNNNNNNNNNNNNNNNNNNNNNNNNNNNNNNNNNNNNNNNNNNNNNNNNNNNNNNNNNNNNNNNNNNNNNNNNNNNNNNNNNNNNNNNNNNNNNNNNNNNNNNNNNNNNNNNNNNNNNNNNNNNNNNNNNNNNNNNNNNNNNNNNNNNNNNNNNNNNNNNNNNNNNNNNNNNNNNNNNNNNNNNNNNNNNNNNNNNNNNNNNNNNNNNNNNNNNNNNNNNNNNNNNNNNNNNNNNNNNNNNNNNNNNNNNNNNNNNNNNNNNNNNNNNNNNNNNNNNNNNNNNNNNNNNNNNNNNNNNNNNNNNNNNNNNNNNNNNNNNNNNNNNNNNNNNNNNNNNNNNNNNNNNNNNNNNNNNNNNNNNNNNNNNNNNNNNNNNNNNNNNNNNNNNNNNNNNNNNNNNNNNNNNNNNNNNNNNNNNNNNNNNNNNNNNNNNNNNNNNNNNNNNNNNNNNNNNNNNNNNNNNNNNNNNNNNNNNNNNNNNNNNNNNNNNNNNNNNNNNNNNNNNNNNNNNNNNNNNNNNNNNNNNNNNNNNNNNNNNNNNNNNNNNNNNNNNNNNNNNNNNNNNNNNNNNNNNNNNNNNNNNNNNNNNNNNNNNNNNNNNNNNNNNNNNNNNNNNNNNNNNNNNNNNNNNNNNNNNNNNNNNNNNNNNNNNNNNNNNNNNNNNNNNNNNNNNNNNNNNNNNNNNNNNNNNNNNNNNNNNNNNNNNNNNNNNNNNNNNNNNNNNNNNNNNNNNNNNNNNNNNNNNNNNNNNNNNNNNNNNNNNNNNNNNNNNNNNNNNNNNNNNNNNNNNNNNNNNNNNNNNNNNNNNNNNNNNNNNNNNNNNNNNNNNNNNNNNNNNNNNNNNNNNNNNNNNNNNNNNNNNNNNNNNNNNNNNNNNNNNNNNNNNNNNNNNNNNNNNNNNNNNNNNNNNNNNNNNNNNNNNNNNNNNNNNNNNNNNNNNNNNNNNNNNNNNNNNNNNNNNNNNNNNNNNNNNNNNNNNNNNNNNNNNNNNNNNNNNNNNNNNNNNNNNNNNNNNNNNNNNNNNNNNNNNNNNNNNNNNNNNNNNNNNNNNNNNNNNNNNNNNNNNNNNNNNNNNNNNNNNNNNNNNNNNNNNNNNNNNNNNNNNNNNNNNNNNNNNNNNNNNNNNNNNNNNNNNNNNNNNNNNNNNNNNNNNNNNNNNNNNNNNNNNNNNNNNNNNNNNNNNNNNNNNNNNNNNNNNNNNNNNNNNNNNNNNNNNNNNNNNNNNNNNNNNNNNNNNNNNNNNNNNNNNNNNNNNNNNNNNNNNNNNNNNNNNNNNNNNNNNNNNNNNNNNNNNNNNNNNNNNNNNNNNNNNNNNNNNNNNNNNNNNNNNNNNNNNNNNNNNNNNNNNNNNNNNNNNNNNNNNNNNNNNNNNNNNNNNNNNNNNNNNNNNNNNNNNNNNNNNNNNNNNNNNNNNNNNNNNNNNNNNNNNNNNNNNNNNNNNNNNNNNNNNNNNNNNNNNNNNNNNNNNNNNNNNNNNNNNNNNNNNNNNNNNNNNNNNNNNNNNNNNNNNNNNNNNNNNNNNNNNNNNNNNNNNNNNNNNNNNNNNNNNNNNNNNNNNNNNNNNNNNNNNNNNNNNNNNNNNNNNNNNNNNNNNNNNNNNNNNNNNNNNNNNNNNNNNNNNNNNNNNNNNNNNNNNNNNNNNNNNNNNNNNNNNNNNNNNNNNNNNNNNNNNNNNNNNNNNNNNNNNNNNNNNNNNNNNNNNNNNNNNNNNNNNNNNNNNNNNNNNNNNNNNNNNNNNNNNNNNNNNNNNNNNNNNNNNNNNNNNNNNNNNNNNNNNNNNNNNNNNNNNNNNNNNNNNNNNNNNNNNNNNNNNNNNNNNNNNNNNNNNNNNNNNNNNNNNNNNNNNNNNNNNNNNNNNNNNNNNNNNNNNNNNNNNNNNNNNNNNNNNNNNNNNNNNNNNNNNNNNNNNNNNNNNNNNNNNNNNNNNNNNNNNNNNNNNNNNNNNNNNNNNNNNNNNNNNNNNNNNNNNNNNNNNNNNNNNNNNNNNNNNNNNNNNNNNNNNNNNNNNNNNNNNNNNNNNNNNNNNNNNNNNNNNNNNNNNNNNNNNNNNNNNNNNNNNNNNNNNNNNNNNNNNNNNNNNNNNNNNNNNNNNNNNNNNNNNNNNNNNNNNNNNNNNNNNNNNNNNNNNNNNNNNNNNNNNNNNNNNNNNNNNNNNNNNNNNNNNNNNNNNNNNNNNNNNNNNNNNNNNNNNNNNNNNNNNNNNNNNNNNNNNNNNNNNNNNNNNNNNNNNNNNNNNNNNNNNNNNNNNNNNNNNNNNNNNNNNNNNNNNNNNNNNNNNNNNNNNNNNNNNNNNNNNNNNNNNNNNNNNNNNNNNNNNNNNNNNNNNNNNNNNNNNNNNNNNNNNNNNNNNNNNNNNNNNNNNNNNNNNNNNNNNNNNNNNNNNNNNNNNNNNNNNNNNNNNNNNNNNNNNNNNNNNNNNNNNNNNNNNNNNNNNNNNNNNNNNNNNNNNNNNNNNNNNNNNNNNNNNNNNNNNNNNNNNNNNNNNNNNNNNNNNNNNNNNNNNNNNNNNNNNNNNNNNNNNNNNNNNNNNNNNNNNNNNNNNNNNNNNNNNNNNNNNNNNNNNNNNNNNNNNNNNNNNNNNNNNNNNNNNNNNNNNNNNNNNNNNNNNNNNNNNNNNNNNNNNNNNNNNNNNNNNNNNNNNNNNNNNNNNNNNNNNNNNNNNNNNNNNNNNNNNNNNNNNNNNNNNNNNNNNNNNNNNNNNNNNNNNNNNNNNNNNNNNNNNNNNNNNNNNNNNNNNNNNNNNNNNNNNNNNNNNNNNNNNNNNNNNNNNNNNNNNNNNNNNNNNNNNNNNNNNNNNNNNNNNNNNNNNNNNNNNNNNNNNNNNNNNNNNNNNNNNNNNNNNNNNNNNNNNNNNNNNNNNNNNNNNNNNNNNNNNNNNNNNNNNNNNNNNNNNNNNNNNNNNNNNNNNNNNNNNNNNNNNNNNNNNNNNNNNNNNNNNNNNNNNNNNNNNNNNNNNNNNNNNNNNNNNNNNNNNNNNNNNNNNNNNNNNNNNNNNNNNNNNNNNNNNNNNNNNNNNNNNNNNNNNNNNNNNNNNNNNNNNNNNNNNNNNNNNNNNNNNNNNNNNNNNNNNNNNNNNNNNNNNNNNNNNNNNNNNNNNNNNNNNNNNNNNNNNNNNNNNNNNNNNNNNNNNNNNNNNNNNNNNNNNNNNNNNNNNNNNNNNNNNNNNNNNNNNNNNNNNNNNNNNNNNNNNNNNNNNNNNNNNNNNNNNNNNNNNNNNNNNNNNNNNNNNNNNNNNNNNNNNNNNNNNNNNNNNNNNNNNNNNNNNNNNNNNNNNNNNNNNNNNNNNNNNNNNNNNNNNNNNNNNNNNNNNNNNNNNNNNNNNNNNNNNNNNNNNNNNNNNNNNNNNNNNNNNNNNNNNNNNNNNNNNNNNNNNNNNNNNNNNNNNNNNNNNNNNNNNNNNNNNNNNNNNNNNNNNNNNNNNNNNNNNNNNNNNNNNNNNNNNNNNNNNNNNNNNNNNNNNNNNNNNNNNNNNNNNNNNNNNNNNNNNNNNNNNNNNNNNNNNNNNNNNNNNNNNNNNNNNNNNNNNNNNNNNNNNNNNNNNNNNNNNNNNNNNNNNNNNNNNNNNNNNNNNNNNNNNNNNNNNNNNNNNNNNNNNNNNNNNNNNNNNNNNNNNNNNNNNNNNNNNNNNNNNNNNNNNNNNNNNNNNNNNNNNNNNNNNNNNNNNNNNNNNNNNNNNNNNNNNNNNNNNNNNNNNNNNNNNNNNNNNNNNNNNNNNNNNNNNNNNNNNNNNNNNNNNNNNNNNNNNNNNNNNNNNNNNNNNNNNNNNNNNNNNNNNNNNNNNNNNNNNNNNNNNNNNNNNNNNNNNNNNNNNNNNNNNNNNNNNNNNNNNNNNNNNNNNNNNNNNNNNNNNNNNNNNNNNNNNNNNNNNNNNNNNAGGGTAATGTAATATCAGTACCTCACCTACAGGCAGAGGGCAGTATAATGACAGTGCCCAGTAATGTATGGTGAGGGTAATGTAATATCAGTACTTTATCCTACAGGCAGGGGGCAGTATAATGACCGCTATATGCAGGATGGGCTCCATAGGAAGGATAACATCCATGCCAGGTGCAGAGGAGAAATCACTGGAGCCCCGCCCACAATCCGCACAGTACGCAGGTGATTGGTGGGTGAGTATAGGAAGGGGAAATTATTTGGCCAATCACAGCTCTAGTGAGGTGACCCTTGCTGGGTTAGGAAATAGCTGCGTGTCCTCTTTCAGCCGGTAGAGGGGGCACTTTATAGCCGTGTATGGCCTATACATGTATAGGGAGCACAGCTCTAGATATTCACCAACCTATGCAGAGTACTAAACCATAAAATGACAGGCCGCTGCTGAAATATGACCCGGCCGGCCTGGTCCGCCTTTGCAGGGTTAGGCTTTCGCCGGTACAATAAAGAGAAAGGAGGGGGAGGAGCGGGCTGGTTACCGGTCAAGACGGTGGTCACCAAAGCTGTCCGTGTTCCCAGCATGGAGGCGCTGCTTAATGACGTCATGACGCACGTTTCCTCTTACGGCAGCGTCAAGTGAGGGCGGAAATGGAGCGTGTGTGCAGGGGCGGGACAAGGAAAGGATATTCCTGAAGAGGCGTGGCCAGAACAGCCACCTATTGGTCTATAAGTATTATTGTGTGCAGAGTCTAGGTGATAGAAAGATTAATTATCAGCACCTCACATATAGGAAGGGAACATCAATCTGCGAGTTATATACAGGCTGCAATCCCCGCCCATCGGTCTATAGACTCCTCCCCTTCTGCAAAGCCCCTCCCACATTTTACAGCTCTGTGCTCCTCTCTATGGCTTGCAGCCTGGAGGATCTTCTAGTAATGTCTGTGTGAATGGCTGGTCTCCTATTTCTAATTACATTTATCCCTTTTACAGTGCCCCCCACCCCTAAAACTGCAGCCATGCCCCTCTGTACCCCTTCCTGCCTTCTCATGGCATAGATGACTTCCCGTGGCGTAGATGCCTTCTGGTGGCATAGATGCCTTCTGGTAGCGTAGATGTCTGATGATGTAGATGCCTTCTTATGGCATAGATATCTTCCAATGATGTAGATGTCTTCCGATGGCATAGATGTCTTCCGGTGGCGTAGATGTCTTCTCATGGCGTAGATGCCTTCCGGTGGCCTAGATACCTTCCGGTGGCGTAGATGTCCTCCAATGGCGTGAATGTCTTCCGATGGTGTAGATGTCTTCCGATGGGGTGAATGTCTTCCTATGGCGTAGATATCTTCTGATGGGGCATAAATGTCTTCCGGTAATGTAGGTATATTCTGATGATGTAAATATCTTCAGGTGGTGTAGATGTCTTCCGATTGTGTAGATGCCTTCTCATGGCGCAGATGTCCTCTGGTGGCGTAGATGCCTTCTCATGGCACAGATGTCTTCTGATGGTGTAGATGTCTGATGAAATTCCCTGGTTGGTTAAACTCCAATCTAAGACCGATGTAGCTGTGGGTAGCTTCCAGTATGGAGTCGGCATTTCTCTCTACAAGCTCCCTATCTGTTTCTCCTCATTATCTCCCTCTCCTAACCGCTCCTTTTCACCTAAATGAAAGTTGTGAATCACTTTATTCACACGATTGTGGTTGCATTCACATTGTGATTGTGGTGAATAGCGGGGGGCGACATGCCAATTCTGCCCAAGCAGTTTTTACTCTAAGGGGCCGTATTCAGACCTGAATTTTTTCGAGTGTTTTTGAGGTTTTACTACTCAGAAATGCTTGCAAAAACAGTTGACAATGCACTGAATAGCTGCATTCATGTTCTTTCATTTGATAGGTGGCTGCAGAATTTAACTGGTgcctagtttttgtttttaatctagGCTTTATAAATGCCTACAGGAACCAGGTAATTATACCTGAAAACAATCATGTAAGCCTAGATGTACATAGTGGGCTTCCAGGAGCGTTAACACAACTCTTTACcccaggtctgaacaagccccaAGGAAGAACTGCAAGGGCAATACATGCAAAAACATTACCAGCGatgctgctcctgggtgcatgGTAGCAGTTTACTATCAACCTGGGGGTAACTTACTGCACACCTAGCTACAAGTCTGGACGTGGCCCTAAACCCTGTCTATGGTGCTTCTTTCCACTCTTCATCTCTCTTTCCTTCTAAATCTCTTCCACTACCTGTCCTCCTGTTCCTCTCCATCTCTCCACCTCCCTGTCCCTCATTTCTCTTCATCACATTGTCCTCTCTCTTTAATCTCTTCTCTGTCCTTTCATTGTCCCTTTACATCAACATCTCTCTTCATATTCTTCTTTCACAATCTCCCACTCTGTCCTAACCATCTGTGgtcttctctctctctcacttctATTTCATTCTTCATGTCTATCCCACCTTCCTGttccttttctctcttcctctccACCTATATTCTCTCTGCCTATTTCCttcactttctctctctcccccaaTACCAATCTCCCTTCCCTCCCTATGCCCCTCTCT
This Pyxicephalus adspersus chromosome 6, UCB_Pads_2.0, whole genome shotgun sequence DNA region includes the following protein-coding sequences:
- the TEFM gene encoding transcription elongation factor, mitochondrial isoform X2, encoding MPPEGIYATGSHLCHEKAGRGRHVLGWPCLSPRSQWRLVHCCRSLGRQAPTPEVTSSETNAKGNVDKTYTGQQRDVILHLLNTASESQLDCVKELQGKKAASIVQYREENGLFQDLNTLHQVPQFQSTLIHKVCTSILNYSAKADGNVMAKFLKPDIPLCKLRGANSIVSIVFGLKKLAWVHIDCTMTVKEWQQQECFHFMKGKHLPELYLEDISLVVTQIPQADFYILERPAVSNQNSSLFPVLLHLRTVEAMLYCLLNPRLLEKQQHCVFSMNRNTVGKHFEIMVGESRTSGVDIVQRLIQAAIAAPKPRVNFSPELIHQYRHQLQARGQNRNEEMCDALLQAVTFYELVSF
- the TEFM gene encoding transcription elongation factor, mitochondrial isoform X1, producing MTSLSSASMLGTRTALVTTVLTGRHVLGWPCLSPRSQWRLVHCCRSLGRQAPTPEVTSSETNAKGNVDKTYTGQQRDVILHLLNTASESQLDCVKELQGKKAASIVQYREENGLFQDLNTLHQVPQFQSTLIHKVCTSILNYSAKADGNVMAKFLKPDIPLCKLRGANSIVSIVFGLKKLAWVHIDCTMTVKEWQQQECFHFMKGKHLPELYLEDISLVVTQIPQADFYILERPAVSNQNSSLFPVLLHLRTVEAMLYCLLNPRLLEKQQHCVFSMNRNTVGKHFEIMVGESRTSGVDIVQRLIQAAIAAPKPRVNFSPELIHQYRHQLQARGQNRNEEMCDALLQAVTFYELVSF